A window of Caldisericota bacterium contains these coding sequences:
- a CDS encoding replication protein, with protein sequence MNRNTEPDRSFTQIPNKVITEILIKGLLSQTEMRIAFYIIRWSWGFHRDWTNKTTVKKIAEDTGISRPLCSTTINRMIRENKLLRNAGRFKFYDEHQYWKKVSTNPNNKHTQSLTKSVNKKEQSVLTNQSTAQPDSNGKIITLESPKESIKERINKEERNIKEGKIAFNKQIFKFKNISEEKLEKWKEAFPSVNVSVELKKMEAWLIANPYRHKKNYERFIVNWLGRAKGEKTNGRYIPISEPACRANSAGKEGDTNSGGAEGTTRSYAAGEW encoded by the coding sequence ATGAACAGAAATACAGAACCTGATAGAAGCTTCACGCAGATACCGAATAAAGTAATAACGGAGATACTCATCAAAGGGCTTTTGAGCCAGACAGAAATGAGGATTGCCTTTTACATTATCCGCTGGAGCTGGGGATTCCATAGAGATTGGACGAACAAAACCACTGTGAAAAAGATTGCAGAAGATACTGGCATATCAAGACCGCTATGTTCTACCACAATAAACCGGATGATCAGAGAAAATAAACTTTTAAGAAATGCAGGCAGGTTCAAATTTTATGACGAACATCAATACTGGAAAAAAGTATCAACAAATCCTAACAACAAGCATACACAAAGCTTAACAAAAAGTGTTAACAAAAAAGAACAGTCAGTGTTAACAAATCAAAGCACGGCACAGCCAGATAGCAACGGCAAAATCATCACTCTTGAGAGCCCTAAAGAAAGTATTAAAGAAAGGATAAATAAAGAAGAAAGAAATATTAAAGAAGGAAAAATTGCTTTTAACAAGCAAATCTTTAAATTCAAAAATATTTCCGAAGAAAAACTTGAAAAATGGAAGGAAGCGTTTCCATCTGTAAATGTTAGTGTTGAATTGAAAAAGATGGAAGCATGGCTCATAGCAAATCCTTACAGGCACAAAAAGAATTATGAAAGATTTATCGTTAACTGGCTCGGAAGAGCGAAAGGAGAAAAAACAAATGGAAGATACATCCCAATTAGTGAGCCTGCCTGCCGTGCCAACAGTGCAGGTAAAGAAGGGGACACAAACAGCGGAGGCGCAGAAGGAACAACAAGATCGTATGCAGCTGGCGAGTGGTGA